Part of the Nerophis lumbriciformis linkage group LG24, RoL_Nlum_v2.1, whole genome shotgun sequence genome, ATCACACATTCTGATTGTCGTCTTTTTTATTAAAGGTGTGTTTGCGCTGCTGAGAAGTTAGTTTTgtgtgtcatccatccatccatcccattttctaccgcttgtcccttttgggatcgcggggggtcgctggagcctctcAGTTGCTTTTTCaactttttgaataaaaaaaaaatgggcaatgCTACAACAATGTGTTCAAATAAATGGTGTAAAATCAGACTGAATAATTAGTGATTTGGGTGTGCCACAAGGATCTATTTTCAGATATACatactgttacggcgcacgcgcagtccagCACCTAGAAGCTCCACAGAGCACGCCGCTAGACACAGCGAGAAGTGATGGAGGCCAAAATAAATGGCATGGAGTACAGGAGCAAACAGGCCGCTCTTGTATCTGACAAGAAGACTAACCAAGTTGAGATGGATTCTACCAAGAAGATCTTCCAATCTGTCGAGAGCATTTATAACTCCACCAAGAAAACTCTCGAGGAGACTCACCAATCTGCCAAGCAGACTtacaaaaaagacataaaaacTCTCGAGGAGAAATTCGAAAGTGACAGTAATACTTACGAAATTGCCAAGAGAAATCTCAAATCTAAGATGGACAACTTCAATTGTGACTGTAAGGAACGTAGATTCTACAATGTGACATTACAATATTGTTGTTCAATTTAAACCATCTCTTGAAGTGAAGTTGCTGAAGGCAGAACGAGGGTATGAAATAAAGCTGGCAGAACTCAAGAAAGAGGTTTgactacttttttctttttcttctatcccctcctgctccggcccggctgcatcaaatgataatataaatacatttaataaagtcaaatacagataaaaatgtgtgtttggcTTTTACGCTCTGTTACTGCAGATATATCACGCCATATTGATTGCCAGTATTTACTTGTGTTGAACAGGACTGTGAACAGCTCTTGGCCCAAATGAAGCCACTCCAGCAACAAATGATGGTGGCCAAAATAAGTGGTCTCAAGTACAGGAGCAAACAGGCCACTCTTGTATCTAACAAGAAGAATAAGAAAGTTGAGATGGATTCTACCACAAAGATCTTCCAATCTGTCGAGAGCATTTACAACTCCACAAAGGAAGCTCTCAAGCAGACTTACCAATCTGCCAAGGAGACTTACAAAAGAGACATAAAAACTCTCGAGCAGACTTACAAAAGAGACATAAAAACTCTCGAGCAGACTTACCAATCTGCCAAGCAGACTTATAAAAGAGACATAAAAACTCTCCAGGAGAAATTTGAATGTGACAGGAATACTTACCGAACTGCCAAGAGAAGTCTCCAATGTGAGATAGACAACATCAATGTTGACTGTAAGGAACGTAGATTCTACAATGTGACATTACAATATTGTGGTTAAATTTAAACCATCTCTTGCAGTGAAGTTGCTTGAGGCAGAACGAGGATATGAAATTAAGCTGGCAGAACTCAAGGCAAAGGTATGATTACATAAGTGGGCTGATAATGAACTGTTTCATTTGTAACTTGTATTTCTGTATCTTACATTAACCgaaacatcaacaacaactgAACTCCAAACACAGTATGGAAGAGGAGGAACGCCACCTCGTAAGTGCTTGTGTTCATATACTTCCAACTGGAGGAAGAATTACTGATCACTGTTTTCTCCACAGCTACACCTCCTGGAGATGGTGACAACGAGCGTGATGAAGCTATGGACATCCTACCCCAGCGGGAAAAAGGTGGTCCGCCGCCCCAGTTCATATACTTCAAAACTGGAGGAGTATTTTGTGATTAACTTTTTCTCCACGGCTCAACTTTCTGAAGAGGGGGAAGACGACAATGATCCTGATGAAGGTGCCAGTCAGACCCAGGGACGGCCAAAAAGCAAaagaaataaaaagtcaaaatatggTAACATACATAACTTCACTGATACATACGTACATTTTCGTACTTGTTTGTGTAAATATCACTGATTCTGATTGTCGTCTTTTTTATTAAAggtgtgtgtgcgctgctgagAAGTTAAAGTTTTGTGTATCAGCcatcccattttctaccgcttgtcccttttgggatcgctggagcctatctcagttgctttTTCaactttttgaataaaaaaaaaatggacaatgCTACAACAATGTGTTCAAATGAATGGTGTAAAATCAGACTGAATAATTAGTGATTTGGGTGTGCCACAAGGATCTATTTTCAGATATACatactgttacggcgcacgcgcagtccagCACCTAGAAGCTCCACAGAGCACGCCGCTAGACACGCCCCTGCACGCGCTGCGCAGACCGCGCCCacgccattttggatgccgtattcgcacaactttttaattcagacaccgaagaagaattcgagggatttatggatgaggaataacttcagaaagtgagctttaaatgtttattttgtgtgttgtgtgacattaacattctagcaacgttgagttattgatgttgctattgctctgcactattttgagtgttactatttttgtgattgcacattacattttgggggtgaacagagttgttagaacgctggtttgtaatatattattaaagtttgactgacctatctgactgtttttttgacattccctttagcgcagcgtaggtgcggcttataacctggggcggcttataggtgaacaaagttttgaaatatgccattcattgaaggtgcggctaataacccggggcggcttatagtgcggaaaatacggtacatttaataaagtcaaatacagatAAAAATGTGTTTAGCTTTTACGCTCTGTTACTGCAGATATATCACGCCATATTGATTGCCAGTATTTACTTGTGTTGAACAGGACTTTGAACTGATCTTGGCCCAACTGGAGCCACGCCAGCGAGAAGTGATGGAGGCCAAAATAAGTGGCATGGAGTACAGGAGCAAACAGGCCGCTCTTGTATCTGACAAGAAGACTAACCAAGTTGAGATGGATTCTACCAAGAAGATCTTCCAAACTGGAGGAGTATTTTGTGATAACTTTTTCTCCATGGCTCAACTTTCTGAAGAGGGGGAAGACGACAATGATCCTGATGAAGGTGCCAGTCAGACCCAGAGATGCCTGTGGCCAAAAAGCAAaagaaataaaaagtcaaaataaggtaACATACATAACTTCACTGATACATACGTACATTTTCGTACATATTTGTGTAAATATCACACATTCTGATTGTCGTCTTTTTTATTAAAggtgtgtgtgcgctgctgagAAGTTAAAGTTTTgtgtatcatccatccatccataccattttctaccgcttgtccctttagggatCGTGGggagtcgctggagcctatccaagctgcTTTTTCaactttttgaataaaaaaaattgacaatGCTACAACAATGTGTTCAAATGAATGGTGTAAAATCAGACTGAATaattagcatacctgccaacttttgaaatcagaaaaacctagtagccagggtccaagggccgcaggccccggtaggtccaggacaaagtcctggtggagggttcaggcttcgccccccgacgcaaaatgattattagcattcagacaggttaaaatgttgctaaaaccatcacttttctatcagtcacagtgacttttcaaaacaaaaatattacagcaaaaatcatatgggttgattgacatgttgacagctaacttcaatagtttgaaattattttgacagttaatgccagttatcctgtcaacctttcacaagacttcaatttgttcattgaaagtataaacagtataaacactttttacagtaaacaaatggtaaaacagtactaaacaattccattaaaaaaaaaattggtgtcattattaactttctgtccaagcttgtataatctactgccttgttcaattgtataaaatattctgtgcctaaaattcacatttctatcacaattatcatactgtaaacatggtaagctaacttcattaaaattaatagtcctgtcaatagcatggaattacaattcaaatgtagtttttttgtaagcctttcaaaagaattcaaaatatgaaaaatgaatgaaaatgaattgaagccatcagacacttgaaaagtggcacatcacatctctaatgtaatcatttgaacttttcaacagaaatagcactgcaaaaatattaaggacatacttctgtattttggtagttatgctgtcaacatttaacaagatttcttcaacttggacttgaaagcatgaatagtataaacacttttaacagtataacagtactaaacaattccaatagataacattggtgtcattacctttttgtggctaaaatccgaaaaacgttgaaagttttccacttgtatcgctagcaacggcattagacttgtgtttttttgtcccaacgtggtcttttacatcgctaattcctccgtgtccgatcgaaaaatcttgtctgcacaaggtgcaattcgcgtagttttcaccctttttggaacggataattattcccggataggcttttgaatattcttcacggaatgactgcagttttcttttcggtttaagactcgtttgtgatgtttctccggctgattccatgatcgttcgctcgtttggaaacaatggcaacaggtgcctcgtgcttggcagcggtgctataaatagcctcgcgcatttaaaaaaaataaatttttaattaatgaaaaaccgtattttttatcactgcaaccgtaacccggaataggttgatgaaaaccgtactaattacgggaaaaccggagtagttggcaggtatgaattaGTGATTTGGGTGTGTCACAAAGATCTGTTTTCAGATATACatactgttacggcgcacgcgcagtccagCACCTAGAAGGTCCACAGAGCACGCCGCTAGACACGCCCCTGCACGCGCTGCGCAGACCGCGCCCACGCCGGAGGCAAtctgcaatcaacgcacctgggactaatgaaaGGCGAcaggataaatgggttgtacttgtatagcgcttttctacct contains:
- the LOC133620521 gene encoding uncharacterized protein isoform X1 — translated: MEAKISGMEYRSKQAALVSDKKTNQVEMDSTKKIFQSVESIYNSTNKTLEETHQSAKQIYHNDIKTLEETHQSAKQTYKKDIKTLEEKFKSDSNTYEIAKRNLKSRMDNFNCDLKLLKAERGYEIKLAELKKEDCEQLLAQMKPLQQQMMVAKISALEYRSKQAALVSNKKNKKVEMDSTTKIFQSVESIYNSTKEALKQTYQSAKETYKRDIKTLEQTNQSAKQTYKRDIKTLQEKFECDRNTYRTAKRSLQCEIDNINIDLKLLKAERGYEIKLAELKKEDCEQLLAQMKPLQQQMMVAKISGLKYRSKQATLVSNKKNKKVEMDSTTKIFQSVESIYNSTKEALKQTYQSAKETYKRDIKTLEQTYKRDIKTLEQTYQSAKQTYKRDIKTLQEKFECDRNTYRTAKRSLQCEIDNINVDLKLLEAERGYEIKLAELKAKYGRGGTPPPTPPGDGDNERDEAMDILPQREKEGEDDNDPDEGASQTQGRPKSKRNKKSKYGSIFRYTYCYGARAVQHLEAPQSTPLDTPLHALRRPRPRHFGCRIRTTF